A single window of Acinetobacter wuhouensis DNA harbors:
- a CDS encoding GMC family oxidoreductase has translation MNQQEFDYIIIGGGSSGCVLAGRLSENPSVSVCLLEAGGAGDGWKVEVPCAAVISIPTKINNWAFETVPQRGLNGRKGYQPRGKCLGGSSAINAMVYIRGHRQDYDDWAALGNEGWSYDEVLPYFIKSEKNERIKDQYHGNDGPLSVIDLHSDNPLQEKYIAAAKEQGYKILDDFNGAEQEGLGVYQVTHINGERCSSARAYLFPHRERKNLTVETHAQTHRILIENGVAIGVEYKQNGQLKQIRARREVLLSAGAMQSPQILMLSGVGDQQELMQHGIEVKKHLPGVGKNFHDHPDFIFAYKVSEIQGTFGLSIAGSIDLFKQIGRYRKERRGLITTNFAECGGFIKSSDEQTVPNLQLHFVVALVDNHARTMHTGHGISCHVCLLNPKSRGTIKISGSSIDDPLLIDPDFYGDESDLEEMVKGFKLTQKLMESNAFKSMIKEDLFTSNIQTDEEIRQILRDRSDTVYHPVGSCKMGVDDMAVVDPRLCVYGIKNLRVVDASIMPKVVNGNTNAPAIMIAEKAVDMIREDQASVAFIEKKEGVV, from the coding sequence GTGAATCAACAGGAATTTGATTACATTATTATTGGTGGTGGTAGCTCAGGCTGTGTATTGGCAGGGCGACTCTCAGAAAATCCATCTGTATCTGTGTGTTTGCTTGAAGCGGGTGGCGCAGGAGATGGTTGGAAAGTCGAAGTACCTTGTGCTGCTGTGATTAGTATTCCTACTAAAATCAATAATTGGGCATTTGAAACTGTTCCACAACGTGGTTTAAATGGTCGAAAAGGCTATCAACCGCGGGGTAAGTGCTTAGGTGGTTCATCTGCAATCAATGCCATGGTCTATATCCGAGGACATCGTCAAGATTATGATGATTGGGCTGCACTGGGCAATGAAGGTTGGTCTTATGATGAGGTACTACCTTATTTTATCAAATCAGAAAAAAACGAAAGAATAAAAGATCAATATCATGGCAATGATGGGCCACTCTCCGTGATTGATCTACATAGTGATAATCCACTCCAAGAAAAATACATCGCTGCGGCAAAAGAGCAAGGCTATAAAATTCTTGATGATTTTAATGGTGCTGAACAAGAAGGTTTAGGCGTTTACCAAGTTACACATATCAATGGTGAGCGTTGTAGTTCAGCGCGTGCTTATTTATTTCCACATCGTGAACGTAAAAACCTAACAGTAGAAACCCATGCGCAAACTCATCGTATTTTGATTGAAAATGGCGTGGCTATCGGTGTGGAGTATAAACAGAATGGGCAACTCAAACAGATTCGTGCGCGCCGTGAGGTTTTATTAAGTGCAGGCGCAATGCAGTCACCGCAAATCTTAATGCTGTCAGGTGTGGGCGATCAGCAAGAACTCATGCAACATGGCATCGAAGTGAAAAAGCATCTGCCAGGTGTGGGTAAGAATTTTCATGATCATCCAGATTTTATTTTTGCTTATAAGGTCAGTGAAATTCAGGGTACATTTGGTTTATCTATTGCGGGTTCAATTGATTTATTCAAGCAGATTGGGCGCTATCGTAAGGAGCGCCGTGGCTTGATTACCACGAATTTTGCAGAATGTGGCGGCTTTATTAAAAGCTCTGATGAACAAACCGTACCAAACCTACAACTGCATTTTGTAGTGGCATTAGTCGATAACCATGCACGTACAATGCATACGGGGCATGGTATTTCATGTCATGTTTGTCTGCTCAATCCGAAAAGTCGTGGCACCATTAAAATCAGTGGGTCAAGTATTGATGATCCATTGCTGATAGATCCTGATTTTTATGGTGATGAATCTGATTTAGAGGAAATGGTTAAAGGGTTTAAGCTGACCCAAAAGTTAATGGAATCGAATGCTTTTAAAAGCATGATTAAAGAAGATTTATTTACATCTAATATTCAAACGGACGAAGAGATTCGGCAAATATTACGAGATCGTTCAGATACGGTTTATCACCCTGTTGGCAGTTGTAAGATGGGTGTAGATGATATGGCTGTGGTTGATCCGCGTTTATGTGTCTATGGGATTAAAAATCTACGTGTCGTGGATGCGTCGATTATGCCAAAAGTAGTCAATGGGAATACCAATGCGCCTGCAATCATGATTGCTGAAAAGGCAGTCGATATGATTCGTGAGGATCAGGCGAGTGTGGCGTTTATTGAGAAAAAAGAGGGTGTTGTTTAG
- a CDS encoding GNAT family acetyltransferase — protein sequence MFIIKQFQETDIDDVITLWEICDLTRPWNNPEIDIFRKVAQKDGLFLLAVKDDQLIASVMGGYDGHRGWVNYLAVHPHAQRNGVATALIQQLEKRLIALGCPKLQLLIRKDNIDVQSFYEQLGYEEIEVVCLGKRLIQD from the coding sequence ATGTTTATCATTAAACAATTTCAAGAAACAGACATAGATGATGTCATTACACTCTGGGAAATCTGTGATCTAACCCGTCCGTGGAATAACCCTGAAATTGATATTTTTAGAAAAGTTGCGCAAAAAGATGGCTTATTTTTACTGGCAGTCAAAGATGATCAATTGATTGCTTCCGTCATGGGTGGCTATGATGGGCATCGTGGTTGGGTCAATTATCTTGCAGTTCATCCGCATGCACAGCGTAATGGTGTCGCAACCGCACTGATACAGCAACTAGAGAAGCGATTAATCGCACTTGGCTGTCCAAAGCTACAACTTCTCATCCGTAAGGATAATATCGACGTACAAAGCTTCTACGAGCAATTGGGCTATGAAGAAATAGAAGTTGTTTGTCTAGGTAAACGATTGATTCAGGATTAA
- a CDS encoding OmpP1/FadL family transporter yields MNASHKKLSLTLLISLLSTTSFATTGYFMHGYGVKAQGSAGTSIAQFQDALTIANNPAGLSWNGSRVDVGATVFSPDRSAQISGNQMPQGYPNANGSYDGNGRKYFVLPEVALNHQINDQVALGLAIYGNGGMNTGYKNNPFAAFGNSGTAGVDLTQVFISPAVSWKYAENQSVGIATNILYQRFEAKGITAFAGYSADGSNLSNRGKDSATGIGARIGWAGNFFDDRLTLGANYSSKINADRFEKYQGLFAEQGDFDVPESYGIGVAVKVTPKLTLAADVQRINYSDVKAVGNRFDVAQLKQGHAFGTDQGPGFGWEDINVYKLGVSYQAHPKLTLRAGYSHNDQPIPSSEAFLNILAPGVIQDHLSVGATYHIDQHQELSVAYTHALEDEVTGRISPAFGGGESKLKMSQDILGVSYGYKF; encoded by the coding sequence ATGAACGCCTCACATAAAAAATTATCTCTGACTTTATTGATCTCTTTATTAAGTACGACTTCATTTGCAACGACAGGCTATTTTATGCATGGTTATGGTGTCAAAGCGCAAGGCAGTGCAGGAACCTCAATCGCACAATTCCAGGATGCTTTGACCATTGCGAACAACCCTGCTGGCTTGAGTTGGAACGGTAGTCGTGTTGATGTTGGAGCAACTGTATTTTCACCAGATCGTTCAGCACAAATCAGTGGCAATCAAATGCCACAAGGTTATCCCAATGCCAATGGCTCATATGATGGCAATGGACGTAAATACTTTGTTTTGCCTGAAGTAGCTTTGAATCATCAAATCAATGATCAGGTTGCTTTAGGTTTGGCTATTTATGGCAATGGTGGGATGAATACGGGCTATAAGAATAACCCCTTTGCAGCATTTGGTAATTCAGGTACTGCTGGTGTAGATTTAACACAAGTCTTTATTTCTCCTGCAGTGTCTTGGAAATATGCAGAGAATCAATCAGTTGGTATCGCCACCAATATTCTTTATCAACGTTTTGAGGCAAAAGGCATCACAGCCTTTGCAGGTTATTCGGCAGATGGTTCAAATCTGAGTAATCGTGGCAAAGACTCTGCCACTGGAATTGGCGCACGTATTGGCTGGGCGGGCAACTTTTTTGATGATCGTTTGACCTTAGGTGCAAATTATTCTTCAAAAATTAATGCCGATCGCTTTGAAAAGTATCAAGGTTTATTTGCAGAGCAGGGTGACTTTGATGTACCTGAAAGTTATGGCATTGGCGTGGCTGTTAAAGTAACGCCTAAATTAACCCTTGCTGCTGATGTGCAACGCATTAATTATTCGGATGTAAAAGCGGTTGGAAATAGATTTGACGTCGCTCAGTTAAAACAAGGGCATGCTTTTGGTACAGATCAAGGTCCAGGTTTTGGTTGGGAAGATATCAATGTTTATAAATTGGGTGTGAGCTATCAAGCACATCCGAAACTGACCTTAAGGGCAGGTTATAGCCACAATGATCAGCCGATCCCATCCAGTGAAGCATTCTTAAATATTCTTGCACCAGGTGTGATTCAAGATCATCTGAGTGTCGGGGCAACTTATCATATTGATCAGCACCAAGAACTCAGTGTGGCTTATACTCATGCATTAGAGGATGAGGTCACAGGTCGGATTTCCCCTGCCTTTGGTGGTGGAGAATCTAAGTTGAAAATGAGTCAGGACATTCTCGGTGTATCTTATGGGTATAAATTCTAA
- a CDS encoding class I SAM-dependent methyltransferase, whose protein sequence is MKDLFSSGSQLYQQARPSYPPEVIQEILNHVPARGFAWDCGAGSGQFTQLLAPYFDHIVATDISAQQLQHAPYFDNVSYQVQASEKTTFPALGFDLITVAQAIHWFDFDAFYREVCRTLKPDGVLAVIGYGLIQVENQAVNALVQRLYCEQLNGYWDAERRFIDEEYQTIPFPFEEIQVPAFKMQYQWTAAQLLKYLSTWSAVKHYCEKNPSLDHPLVALAEVLTEAHEDLILEFPIFLRVGKLKQVKKRRFMKK, encoded by the coding sequence ATGAAAGATTTATTTTCATCGGGTAGTCAGCTTTACCAGCAAGCTCGACCCAGTTATCCGCCAGAAGTTATTCAGGAAATTTTAAATCATGTTCCTGCACGTGGTTTTGCGTGGGATTGTGGTGCGGGCTCTGGACAATTCACTCAGCTTTTAGCCCCTTATTTTGATCATATTGTTGCAACAGATATTAGTGCGCAACAATTACAACATGCACCATATTTTGACAATGTCAGCTATCAAGTCCAAGCTTCGGAAAAAACCACATTTCCTGCACTAGGATTTGACTTGATTACGGTTGCGCAAGCGATTCATTGGTTTGATTTTGATGCATTTTATCGTGAAGTCTGCCGTACTTTAAAACCCGATGGTGTTTTAGCGGTCATCGGCTATGGTTTGATTCAAGTTGAAAATCAAGCAGTCAATGCTTTGGTTCAAAGGTTGTATTGTGAGCAACTCAATGGTTATTGGGATGCTGAACGTCGCTTTATTGATGAAGAATATCAGACCATTCCCTTCCCATTTGAAGAAATACAGGTCCCTGCATTTAAAATGCAGTATCAATGGACAGCAGCACAATTATTGAAATATTTATCGACATGGTCAGCGGTGAAACATTATTGTGAAAAAAATCCAAGTCTGGATCATCCTTTGGTGGCATTGGCTGAAGTGTTGACAGAAGCACATGAGGATTTGATTTTAGAATTTCCTATTTTCCTCAGAGTAGGAAAACTGAAGCAAGTGAAGAAAAGACGCTTTATGAAGAAATAG
- a CDS encoding GNAT family N-acetyltransferase, which produces MPITVHAKTSIENQEVREQLERLYDTSPEFGDGKDAIEQLEQNLTHYTLLYVAEFNTKVIGALWCTGQGESKVLENIVVHPANRGRGVAERLVEEVCRIEEEKGVKTFEPGCGAIHRCLAHLGKI; this is translated from the coding sequence ATGCCTATTACCGTACATGCTAAAACTTCAATAGAGAATCAAGAAGTTCGCGAGCAGCTTGAGCGATTATATGACACCAGTCCCGAATTTGGGGATGGTAAAGATGCCATAGAACAACTTGAGCAAAACTTAACACATTATACCCTACTTTATGTCGCAGAATTTAATACCAAAGTAATAGGCGCATTATGGTGTACGGGACAGGGAGAAAGCAAAGTTTTAGAAAACATTGTGGTTCATCCTGCAAACCGTGGACGTGGTGTTGCTGAACGCTTAGTAGAAGAAGTTTGTCGAATTGAAGAAGAGAAAGGTGTGAAAACATTTGAGCCTGGCTGTGGAGCAATCCACCGTTGTTTGGCACATTTGGGTAAAATTTAA
- the hisB gene encoding imidazoleglycerol-phosphate dehydratase HisB has product MAQRISEVVRNTNETKIRVRVNLDGTGQGTLNTGVPFLDHMIDQIKRHGLFDIDIHCDGDLEIDDHHTVEDCGITLGQAFAQALGDKKGLRRYGHFYAPLDESLSRVVVDLSGRPGLFMDIPFTRAMIGRFDVDLFSEFFQGFVNHALMTLHIDNLKGKNSHHQIESVFKAFARALRMACEIDPRAENTVASTKGTL; this is encoded by the coding sequence ATGGCTCAACGTATCAGTGAAGTGGTAAGAAACACCAACGAAACTAAAATTCGAGTTCGTGTGAATCTTGACGGTACTGGTCAAGGCACGCTCAATACAGGTGTTCCCTTTTTAGACCATATGATTGATCAAATCAAGCGTCATGGCTTATTTGATATTGATATTCATTGTGATGGTGACTTAGAAATCGACGATCACCACACGGTTGAAGACTGCGGAATCACTTTAGGGCAAGCCTTTGCACAAGCTTTAGGTGATAAAAAAGGCTTACGTCGTTACGGTCATTTCTATGCACCGCTTGATGAATCTTTAAGCCGTGTTGTGGTGGATTTATCTGGTCGTCCAGGATTATTCATGGATATTCCATTTACTCGTGCCATGATCGGTCGTTTTGATGTGGATTTATTCTCAGAATTCTTCCAAGGCTTTGTCAATCATGCACTCATGACTTTACACATCGACAATTTAAAAGGTAAAAACAGCCACCACCAAATTGAAAGTGTGTTTAAAGCATTTGCACGTGCGCTTCGTATGGCATGCGAAATCGACCCTCGTGCTGAGAATACTGTTGCATCTACCAAAGGAACTTTGTAA
- the hisH gene encoding imidazole glycerol phosphate synthase subunit HisH, with translation MTRIALLDYGMGNLHSAAKALEHVGATVDVTNDPKLIAQADKIVFPGVGAMRDCIQGMREAGIDEVIRNAAFNKPVLAICVGMQALLETSEENGGTEALGIFEGSVKHFPEVEGLKVPHMGWNQVHQADPSHPMWKDIEQDARFYFVHSYYVEPKDTSLVAATCDYGLAFCTAIHKENLFATQFHPEKSHTAGLQLLKNFVEWDI, from the coding sequence ATGACCCGTATTGCCCTTCTTGACTATGGCATGGGAAATCTTCACTCAGCAGCCAAAGCACTGGAACATGTCGGTGCAACGGTTGATGTGACCAATGATCCAAAGCTGATTGCTCAAGCAGATAAAATTGTATTTCCAGGCGTAGGTGCTATGCGTGACTGTATCCAAGGGATGCGTGAAGCAGGCATTGATGAAGTCATTCGCAATGCCGCATTCAACAAGCCTGTACTTGCGATCTGTGTCGGCATGCAAGCTTTGCTTGAAACTTCGGAAGAAAATGGCGGTACTGAAGCACTGGGTATTTTTGAAGGTTCAGTGAAGCATTTTCCTGAAGTTGAAGGTCTAAAAGTACCGCACATGGGCTGGAATCAAGTGCATCAAGCTGATCCAAGCCATCCAATGTGGAAAGATATTGAGCAAGATGCGCGCTTCTACTTTGTACATAGTTATTATGTAGAACCGAAAGATACAAGCTTAGTCGCAGCAACGTGTGATTATGGCTTAGCGTTTTGTACAGCGATTCACAAAGAAAACTTGTTTGCAACGCAATTCCACCCTGAGAAAAGCCATACAGCTGGTTTGCAATTGCTGAAAAACTTTGTGGAATGGGATATTTAA